The Bremerella alba genome includes a window with the following:
- a CDS encoding sensor histidine kinase, whose translation MLKMPIRWRLTFWYASALAIILIVFCGLLIPLSYRQLLARMDAELHEELQELFLEVQIANSTEELDSSLWARFRQHETFDFIVYDQQQAVLFASADITPKIQEELAETDTGAARESFETYAVESVAYYRVASRSADGPRGKLTVRVLTPLDPIIADIETLLLLMAVLLPLSLVIALLVGYFLATRALAPVEQIVGVANSISISQLNRRIEVSNPHDELGHLAGTLNRLIARLEHAVDEIRRFTADASHELRTPLAILRSEAESALRKSRTEEEYQATLRVVIDEATRLGTLADQLLNLSRQDSGIDTHRVDSVEIDPIMLDVVETLRPLAETRKIELRTRCKSNAVIAGEDIPLSQAFFNVLDNAVKYSVKGSVVEIESVNRGNQVHVIVRDNGVGISAEHLPHVFKRFYRVDASRNRAIGGFGLGLAIAKSVIASHRGTIEIQSKIGTGTEVTICFEILIKQNKPITTGENTGDLNSSEISNSHAHVGGS comes from the coding sequence ATGTTGAAAATGCCGATTCGATGGCGATTGACGTTTTGGTATGCCTCCGCGTTGGCAATCATCCTGATTGTTTTCTGCGGCCTATTGATTCCGCTGAGCTATCGCCAACTTCTTGCGAGGATGGATGCTGAATTGCATGAGGAGCTTCAAGAGTTATTTCTAGAAGTCCAGATCGCCAATTCTACCGAAGAACTTGATTCCAGTTTGTGGGCGAGATTTCGCCAACATGAAACGTTCGACTTCATCGTATACGACCAGCAACAGGCAGTCCTCTTCGCAAGTGCCGATATCACTCCTAAAATTCAAGAAGAACTTGCAGAAACCGACACCGGCGCGGCGAGAGAGTCGTTCGAGACCTATGCCGTCGAGAGTGTTGCCTATTACCGTGTCGCTAGCCGTTCCGCTGATGGTCCTCGTGGAAAGCTAACAGTCAGGGTTTTGACCCCACTCGATCCGATCATTGCGGATATCGAAACACTCTTATTGTTGATGGCGGTATTATTGCCACTCAGCTTAGTGATCGCGCTTTTGGTCGGTTATTTTTTAGCCACCCGAGCTTTGGCACCCGTCGAACAAATCGTGGGAGTCGCGAATTCGATCTCCATTTCGCAGCTCAATCGACGAATCGAGGTTTCCAATCCCCACGACGAACTTGGGCATTTGGCTGGCACTCTGAATCGGCTTATCGCTCGATTGGAACATGCGGTCGATGAAATACGACGCTTTACAGCGGATGCGTCGCACGAGCTTAGGACTCCCTTGGCGATTCTTCGCTCGGAAGCTGAGTCCGCCCTTCGTAAGTCGCGCACCGAAGAAGAATATCAAGCAACACTTCGTGTGGTCATCGACGAGGCAACCCGTCTTGGCACGCTGGCTGACCAGTTACTGAATCTTAGTCGGCAGGACTCAGGTATCGATACGCATCGAGTCGATTCTGTGGAAATCGATCCAATCATGCTGGACGTGGTTGAGACGCTCAGGCCTCTCGCTGAGACTCGAAAAATAGAACTTCGGACGCGGTGCAAGTCGAACGCCGTCATCGCCGGCGAAGACATTCCACTCAGCCAAGCATTTTTCAACGTCTTGGACAATGCCGTCAAGTACTCTGTCAAAGGCTCGGTTGTTGAAATTGAATCGGTGAATCGCGGGAATCAAGTTCACGTAATTGTTCGGGATAATGGGGTGGGGATTTCTGCGGAACACTTGCCTCACGTTTTCAAACGTTTCTATCGTGTCGATGCCTCTAGAAACAGAGCGATTGGTGGCTTTGGACTTGGATTGGCTATCGCCAAGTCAGTCATCGCCTCTCATCGTGGAACCATTGAAATTCAAAGCAAAATCGGAACAGGTACCGAAGTAACCATTTGCTTCGAGATACTGATAAAGCAGAACAAACCGATTACCACTGGTGAGAATACCGGCGATCTTAATTCTTCTGAAATATCAAACTCACACGCACATGTCGGTGGCTCGTAG
- a CDS encoding winged helix-turn-helix domain-containing protein, producing MQVHINHLRKELEAKDQEPILHTVRGQGYVLGDLPC from the coding sequence ATCCAGGTTCATATCAACCATTTGCGAAAGGAATTGGAGGCTAAGGATCAGGAGCCGATTCTCCATACGGTCCGTGGACAGGGATACGTGCTCGGAGACTTGCCATGTTGA
- a CDS encoding response regulator transcription factor: MSLILVVEDEPRLLASIVRTLQETGYSTHEAESLAIATEKMSNEVDMVILDLMLPDGNGIDWMKRLRSKKDATPILVLTARDAVQDRVTGLDAGADDYLVKPFAWDELLARIRVILRRGPHEESTQLSFGPILVDLITRQAQRDGVMLNLQNRQLEILVYLMKHGNQVVTREMIARDVW, encoded by the coding sequence ATGTCGCTGATCTTAGTTGTCGAAGACGAACCGCGACTATTGGCAAGTATCGTCCGCACATTGCAAGAAACTGGTTACTCGACGCATGAGGCGGAATCACTCGCGATTGCCACTGAGAAGATGTCGAATGAAGTCGACATGGTGATATTGGATTTGATGCTTCCCGACGGAAATGGCATAGATTGGATGAAGAGGCTTCGATCGAAGAAGGATGCGACTCCAATACTTGTCCTCACCGCACGCGATGCTGTACAGGATCGCGTCACAGGGCTTGATGCGGGAGCTGACGATTACTTAGTGAAGCCGTTCGCATGGGATGAACTCTTGGCGAGAATTCGTGTGATTCTGCGACGGGGACCTCATGAGGAATCTACGCAATTGTCTTTTGGTCCCATTCTCGTAGACCTCATTACTCGCCAAGCCCAGCGTGACGGTGTCATGCTCAATTTGCAGAACCGCCAACTAGAAATTCTGGTCTATCTGATGAAGCACGGTAACCAAGTGGTCACCCGAGAGATGATCGCTCGCGACGTCTGGTAA
- a CDS encoding arylsulfatase — protein MTKHLILLVALSSAAPSWGQEATKFDRSVMSAENFEARIPRPAQDKVAEEKLAALKEKTSKRPNILWLVVDDMGFGDPGCFGGGTLAGASTPNIDRLAAEGLRLTSCYSQQTCTPTRSAILTGRLPIRTGLTRPILAGDKITANPWADEVSLPKLLSDAGYFTLLTGKWHVGEAEGMRPHDVGFDEFYGYYPAQKEISQRVDVRRFPGLVLNPERLAAFEAVGPTDYLTHGFKGGETKELQQIQSTEDMSKADQVLTEFTVEQIKKLAAGDKPFFIEHCFMKVHCDNFAHPEYAGKSEAKYPYKDAVHEVDSHVGDILQTLADAGVLDNTLVFFTSDNGPQMDGWPDAGYTPFRGAKGTTWEGGVRIPGIAYWKGMIAPGRTSDGLFDLMDLFGVGLTLAGVSTDKLPAERYYDFVDQTSFLLAADGQSKREAVYFWWGKELMACRMKEYKVHVKVVMSQAPHMHIDLATVHDVGLAPWFFNLYLDPKEEMTVGHRLDPWMVTVLGKLKAHGATLKKYPPKDIGL, from the coding sequence ATGACCAAGCACTTGATTCTTCTTGTTGCACTTTCGAGTGCAGCACCCTCATGGGGCCAGGAGGCGACCAAGTTCGACCGCTCGGTGATGTCCGCCGAGAACTTCGAAGCTCGCATCCCACGTCCTGCGCAGGACAAAGTCGCCGAAGAAAAACTCGCCGCACTGAAAGAGAAGACCAGCAAGAGGCCGAATATCCTATGGCTCGTGGTCGATGACATGGGCTTTGGTGATCCCGGTTGCTTTGGAGGCGGAACGCTCGCCGGCGCCTCGACGCCGAACATCGACAGGCTTGCGGCGGAAGGGCTCAGGCTCACTTCCTGCTACTCTCAGCAGACCTGCACGCCAACCCGTTCGGCCATCCTCACCGGTCGATTGCCAATACGCACCGGCCTGACAAGACCAATTCTTGCCGGCGACAAGATCACGGCCAACCCATGGGCCGACGAAGTCAGCCTCCCCAAGCTTCTCAGCGACGCGGGCTACTTCACCCTGCTCACCGGCAAATGGCACGTCGGCGAGGCCGAGGGCATGCGTCCGCACGACGTCGGCTTCGACGAATTCTACGGCTACTACCCGGCTCAAAAAGAGATCTCCCAGCGGGTCGATGTCCGACGCTTTCCGGGCCTTGTGCTTAATCCCGAGCGTCTGGCCGCGTTCGAGGCGGTCGGGCCAACCGACTATCTGACCCACGGCTTTAAGGGAGGTGAGACGAAAGAGCTGCAGCAGATCCAGTCGACGGAGGACATGAGCAAGGCTGATCAGGTGCTGACGGAATTCACAGTCGAACAGATCAAGAAACTGGCCGCCGGGGACAAGCCGTTCTTCATCGAGCATTGTTTCATGAAGGTCCATTGCGATAACTTCGCCCACCCCGAGTATGCCGGGAAGAGTGAGGCGAAATATCCCTACAAGGACGCCGTCCATGAGGTGGACTCCCATGTGGGCGATATTCTCCAAACGCTTGCCGACGCCGGTGTGTTAGATAATACGTTGGTCTTTTTCACCTCAGACAATGGCCCGCAAATGGACGGCTGGCCGGACGCGGGCTATACGCCGTTCCGCGGTGCGAAGGGCACAACCTGGGAAGGCGGCGTTCGCATTCCCGGCATCGCCTACTGGAAGGGCATGATTGCGCCCGGCCGCACCAGCGACGGGCTGTTTGATCTGATGGACCTATTTGGGGTCGGTCTCACGCTCGCCGGCGTCTCTACCGACAAGCTTCCGGCTGAAAGATACTACGACTTCGTGGACCAGACCTCGTTCCTGCTCGCCGCCGACGGCCAATCCAAACGCGAAGCCGTTTACTTTTGGTGGGGCAAAGAACTGATGGCGTGCCGTATGAAGGAGTACAAGGTGCACGTGAAGGTCGTCATGTCCCAAGCCCCGCACATGCACATCGACCTCGCCACGGTTCACGACGTCGGCCTCGCGCCGTGGTTTTTTAACCTCTATCTTGACCCGAAGGAGGAAATGACCGTCGGCCATCGCCTCGACCCGTGGATGGTGACCGTACTCGGTAAACTGAAGGCGCATGGTGCCACTCTCAAGAAATACCCGCCCAAGGACATCGGGCTCTAG
- a CDS encoding AraC family transcriptional regulator: protein MLSPLVQFLDQQGAGSQAYLDRVHVPGELIHEGGWITKKQAYDFTYDIVQRTGCREAVYSAYLNFEFAHLGPVAAAMQACRTVKESLEVGLRLGSVAYEGNEYFLHIDGDTTWICYREPREISRGQEYINDMTMIVYYQLIRGLIAEPWQPERMLLRKQLNDRHHLVRPFENCQASLDANVTALAIPTGFLSQRLPSSIETDENGEEWRFGPDEMAPTAERLYRLLASRFAYRSLPTLDQLAVIVSASPATLKRYLAASGITYRGLLDRLRFDEACQMLHETEMPIKEIAQELGYSGTNNFTRSFRRMTGVTPGAYRQNNSV from the coding sequence ATGCTTTCTCCTTTAGTCCAGTTCTTGGATCAACAGGGGGCTGGTAGCCAGGCGTATCTCGATCGAGTGCATGTTCCTGGCGAACTGATTCACGAAGGTGGATGGATCACCAAGAAGCAGGCCTACGATTTCACGTACGACATCGTTCAGAGAACCGGTTGTCGCGAGGCGGTCTACTCCGCCTATCTGAATTTCGAGTTTGCTCATTTAGGCCCGGTCGCCGCAGCGATGCAGGCATGCAGGACGGTCAAGGAATCGCTAGAAGTTGGCTTGCGACTGGGCAGCGTGGCCTACGAAGGAAACGAATACTTCCTGCACATCGATGGTGACACAACATGGATCTGCTATCGCGAGCCTCGCGAGATTTCGCGAGGGCAAGAGTACATCAACGATATGACGATGATCGTCTACTATCAGCTCATACGTGGATTGATCGCCGAGCCATGGCAGCCTGAGCGAATGCTTTTACGCAAACAACTCAACGATCGGCATCACCTGGTTCGCCCGTTCGAGAATTGTCAGGCATCTCTCGATGCGAACGTCACGGCACTGGCAATACCCACTGGGTTTCTGAGCCAGCGACTTCCATCGTCTATTGAGACCGATGAAAACGGTGAAGAGTGGCGATTCGGCCCCGATGAAATGGCACCAACGGCCGAAAGGTTGTACCGTTTGCTGGCGTCCAGGTTTGCTTATCGCAGCTTGCCGACACTCGATCAACTGGCTGTTATTGTGTCCGCGAGCCCCGCTACTCTCAAGCGTTATCTGGCCGCCTCAGGAATAACCTATCGCGGACTGTTGGATCGCCTTCGCTTCGACGAGGCCTGCCAGATGTTGCATGAAACGGAGATGCCGATCAAAGAAATCGCCCAAGAACTGGGATATTCTGGAACGAACAACTTTACTCGAAGCTTTCGGCGGATGACGGGAGTCACGCCTGGTGCGTATCGCCAGAACAACTCCGTTTGA
- a CDS encoding arylsulfatase: protein MRQHLTKLFLLLLILGLPGLLRAEEGLPKPDPVFQGEIGTTYDESKADPKLFSAPTAPKDAPNILLVLIDDIGFGAASTFGGPIATPTLDRVAKSGLRYNAFHTTALCSPTRAALLTGRNHHNASTGNIIELGTGFPGYTGIIPQSTATIGQILQANGYSTSWIGKNHNVADNVTSIVGPYQGRPNGLGFDYFYGFMGGEMDQWYPTLYENQNPVLQTASPDEGYNLTHDLADKAIEWMRYQNSIAPDRPFFLYFAPGACHAPHQPPKQWPEKYRGKFAHGWDKEREMTFARQKEMGVIPEDAKLTPRPEQMPAWDSFDAQAHKLMERQMETYAGFAEYTDVEVGRIIDAIETTGELDNTMIIYIFGDNGSSAEGSLVGSANELLNLNGINPTIEMSMKFYDDWGSPKTSPHMAVGWAWAMSTPFRWTKQVASHFGGTRNGTVISWPKRIKNGGEIRSQFHHVNDIVPTILDVTGIEAPDEYNGIKQKPMDGVSMAYTFANNGKDAESPKDTQYFEMFGHRAIYHDGWMAAAFHNRVPWVNAGTVPFDQDKWELFDLSKDFSQAVDLSEKQPEKLKELQTLFDSEAKKNNVYPLDDRFAERTDVSLRPSFIAGRDKITFYPGAIRLLEGSAPNMKSRSHSITANLVIPKEGAEGVILAMGGGTAGFSLYVQDKKLVYFYDWFKFEDYTITSDEPLPAGEVNVRVDFNYDGGGAGKGATVVLFVNDKQVGTGKLKNTVAGRFGLDAMDVGMDLGAPVNEGYKPPFAFTGEIKDITIDLK, encoded by the coding sequence ATGAGACAACACCTTACGAAGCTCTTTCTGCTGCTATTGATTTTGGGATTGCCTGGACTCCTGCGTGCCGAAGAAGGCCTTCCCAAGCCCGATCCTGTATTTCAAGGTGAGATTGGCACTACCTACGATGAATCCAAAGCCGATCCCAAATTGTTCTCCGCACCAACGGCTCCTAAGGATGCCCCTAATATTCTACTCGTCTTAATCGACGATATCGGGTTTGGTGCGGCAAGTACGTTTGGAGGTCCCATCGCCACGCCAACCTTGGATCGTGTCGCGAAATCCGGGCTGCGATACAACGCGTTTCACACCACCGCCCTGTGCTCTCCGACGCGTGCTGCGCTACTCACTGGGCGTAACCACCACAACGCCTCGACGGGCAATATTATTGAACTGGGAACGGGCTTTCCAGGCTACACAGGCATTATCCCTCAAAGTACTGCCACGATCGGCCAGATCCTTCAGGCCAACGGCTACAGTACCTCGTGGATTGGCAAGAATCACAACGTCGCGGATAACGTGACAAGCATTGTCGGTCCCTACCAGGGGCGTCCGAATGGACTTGGTTTTGACTACTTCTATGGATTCATGGGAGGCGAGATGGACCAGTGGTACCCAACGCTATACGAAAACCAGAACCCTGTGCTCCAGACCGCTTCGCCTGACGAAGGGTACAACTTGACTCATGATCTGGCGGACAAGGCTATCGAGTGGATGCGATACCAGAACTCAATCGCACCGGATCGACCGTTCTTTCTATACTTCGCGCCTGGTGCCTGCCACGCGCCGCACCAGCCACCCAAACAATGGCCAGAGAAGTACCGAGGCAAGTTCGCACACGGCTGGGACAAAGAACGCGAAATGACCTTTGCCCGGCAGAAAGAGATGGGCGTGATTCCTGAGGATGCCAAGCTGACCCCAAGGCCAGAACAAATGCCGGCGTGGGACAGCTTCGACGCCCAGGCTCATAAGCTCATGGAACGCCAGATGGAGACCTACGCAGGCTTCGCCGAATATACGGATGTCGAGGTCGGCCGGATCATTGACGCCATCGAGACAACGGGCGAACTGGACAACACCATGATCATCTATATCTTCGGTGATAACGGTTCCAGTGCCGAGGGAAGTCTTGTTGGTTCGGCCAATGAACTGCTAAACCTCAACGGCATCAACCCGACGATCGAAATGAGCATGAAGTTTTATGATGACTGGGGCAGCCCAAAGACTTCACCCCACATGGCGGTTGGTTGGGCGTGGGCGATGAGCACGCCCTTCCGATGGACGAAGCAGGTCGCTTCTCACTTTGGCGGTACACGCAACGGGACCGTCATCTCATGGCCAAAGCGAATCAAGAATGGTGGCGAGATTCGCTCGCAGTTCCATCACGTCAACGATATTGTTCCAACCATTTTGGACGTCACCGGCATCGAGGCGCCGGACGAGTACAACGGTATCAAGCAGAAGCCAATGGATGGGGTGAGCATGGCGTACACCTTTGCAAATAACGGCAAGGACGCGGAAAGCCCGAAAGATACCCAGTATTTCGAGATGTTCGGTCACCGTGCCATCTATCACGACGGCTGGATGGCTGCCGCATTCCACAATAGAGTTCCGTGGGTGAACGCAGGGACGGTTCCGTTTGATCAGGATAAATGGGAGTTGTTCGACCTAAGCAAAGACTTTAGCCAGGCCGTCGACCTCTCTGAAAAGCAACCTGAGAAGCTCAAGGAACTCCAGACCTTGTTCGACTCCGAAGCGAAGAAGAATAACGTCTACCCATTAGACGATCGTTTCGCCGAACGAACGGATGTGAGCTTGCGGCCGAGTTTCATCGCAGGACGTGACAAGATTACGTTCTATCCTGGTGCCATTCGACTCCTGGAAGGTTCGGCACCGAACATGAAGAGCCGCTCGCACAGCATCACCGCCAATCTCGTCATTCCCAAGGAAGGCGCTGAGGGGGTCATCCTGGCAATGGGTGGCGGGACGGCCGGGTTCTCGCTCTATGTCCAAGACAAAAAACTTGTCTACTTCTACGACTGGTTCAAATTCGAGGACTACACCATTACCTCGGACGAGCCACTTCCTGCTGGCGAAGTCAACGTCCGTGTCGACTTCAACTACGATGGGGGTGGAGCCGGCAAAGGAGCGACGGTCGTCCTCTTCGTGAACGACAAGCAGGTCGGTACCGGAAAACTTAAGAACACGGTTGCGGGTAGATTTGGACTCGACGCAATGGATGTCGGCATGGATCTCGGTGCTCCGGTAAACGAGGGCTATAAGCCCCCGTTCGCATTCACCGGTGAGATCAAAGACATCACAATCGATCTTAAGTAG
- a CDS encoding DUF1254 domain-containing protein: MKIIAYVVIVIVLVCFTSTADAQSNRFDALANLSFEKNRPTAETAETLKQELLFQRASQIYIWAMPLLNTMGMRDGFDESFCTGYNVMAIWTKRLDARTRITTPNSDLIYGMVFVNVGETGPLVFEAPPKLQGILLDFWQRPIPVDGGKYFGDLGLPGPDEGKGGKFLILPPGYEGEVPEGYYVYRSGTNNVFIFLRSFYQSLDNISPAVDVLKQSVLYPLGEKKEAKPMEFKDASETGHEMLPRTDFTAFEQLKWLVDSEGKNLAGPDWLGMLAGLGIVEGKPFKPDDTTQEILANAAKSGYDTTRVIGMEATLGDTDFHVYEDRQWLNPVNNVSSRWPDAFVDLSWNDSQHGYRNLDARAWFFTDYYSISPGMVSMTPGKGAFYMIAFKDADGNWLDGENSYKLNLPPNIPAELFWSVTLYEAENASGLANGQPFPSLGKLNKPVQEDDGSTVLSLSPKAPEEGENNWLATVPGRGYFVILRLYVPQKAAMDGSWKPGDIEKME, from the coding sequence GTGAAGATTATAGCCTATGTCGTAATTGTCATTGTATTGGTTTGTTTCACGAGTACCGCTGATGCCCAGTCGAACCGATTCGATGCTTTGGCGAATCTTTCCTTCGAGAAAAATCGTCCCACCGCGGAAACAGCGGAAACGCTAAAGCAGGAATTGCTGTTCCAACGGGCATCGCAGATCTACATTTGGGCTATGCCGCTACTCAACACGATGGGCATGCGTGATGGCTTCGACGAGTCGTTCTGCACTGGTTACAACGTCATGGCGATCTGGACGAAACGGTTGGACGCCAGGACACGCATCACGACGCCCAACTCGGACCTCATTTACGGCATGGTCTTTGTAAACGTCGGCGAGACAGGTCCCCTCGTTTTTGAAGCACCCCCTAAGCTGCAAGGGATTCTCCTCGACTTCTGGCAGCGGCCGATTCCCGTGGACGGTGGAAAGTACTTTGGCGATCTTGGTTTGCCAGGCCCTGACGAGGGCAAGGGAGGCAAGTTCCTGATTTTGCCGCCAGGCTACGAAGGTGAGGTGCCGGAAGGATATTACGTCTATCGCTCTGGTACGAACAACGTCTTCATCTTCCTGCGTTCTTTCTACCAGTCGCTCGACAACATCAGCCCCGCAGTGGATGTCCTCAAGCAGTCGGTACTTTACCCACTGGGCGAGAAGAAAGAAGCGAAACCGATGGAGTTCAAGGACGCCTCCGAGACCGGACACGAGATGCTACCTAGAACCGACTTCACCGCGTTTGAGCAACTCAAATGGCTCGTCGATTCGGAGGGCAAGAATCTCGCAGGCCCCGATTGGCTCGGCATGCTGGCTGGACTTGGAATTGTCGAAGGAAAACCATTCAAACCTGACGATACGACACAAGAGATTCTCGCGAATGCGGCTAAGTCTGGCTACGATACCACACGCGTCATCGGTATGGAGGCGACGCTGGGAGACACCGACTTCCACGTCTACGAAGATCGACAATGGCTCAACCCAGTTAATAACGTCTCTTCACGCTGGCCTGATGCTTTTGTCGACCTGAGTTGGAACGACAGCCAGCATGGCTATCGCAATCTGGATGCCCGAGCGTGGTTCTTCACCGACTACTATTCCATCAGCCCAGGCATGGTCTCGATGACGCCTGGAAAAGGGGCGTTCTATATGATTGCCTTTAAAGATGCAGACGGGAATTGGCTCGATGGCGAGAACAGCTACAAGCTCAACCTTCCTCCCAATATCCCGGCCGAACTGTTCTGGTCAGTGACGCTTTATGAAGCTGAGAACGCGTCCGGGCTGGCCAACGGGCAACCGTTTCCTTCCTTGGGGAAACTCAATAAACCCGTTCAAGAGGATGATGGCAGTACCGTCTTATCATTGAGCCCCAAGGCACCGGAGGAAGGCGAGAACAACTGGCTGGCCACGGTACCTGGACGTGGGTACTTTGTGATCTTACGGCTCTATGTTCCGCAGAAAGCCGCGATGGACGGCAGTTGGAAGCCGGGCGACATCGAGAAGATGGAATAA
- a CDS encoding ATP-binding protein: MGDDNNWLWSNQETIPSDTAEGQRLIKELLTQLDRAEWATHDCFGIHLAAEEAIVNAIKHGNKQDPNKSVEVDMRVGKERVLIHITDQGPGFTPDAVPDPTLDENLDVPSGRGVMLIKAYMSEVSYNEKGNSVRMVKNRSQ; encoded by the coding sequence ATGGGCGATGACAACAACTGGCTTTGGTCTAACCAGGAAACAATTCCTAGTGATACGGCCGAAGGACAGCGTCTCATTAAAGAATTGCTGACCCAGCTCGACCGTGCCGAGTGGGCCACGCATGACTGCTTCGGCATTCACTTGGCAGCCGAAGAGGCCATCGTCAACGCGATTAAACACGGAAATAAGCAAGATCCCAACAAATCGGTCGAAGTCGACATGCGCGTGGGAAAAGAGCGTGTCCTAATTCACATTACCGACCAGGGCCCAGGCTTCACCCCAGACGCGGTCCCAGACCCCACGCTAGACGAAAATCTGGACGTCCCATCCGGCCGCGGCGTTATGCTGATCAAGGCCTACATGAGCGAAGTCTCTTACAACGAAAAGGGCAACTCGGTTCGGATGGTGAAAAACCGTTCCCAGTAG
- a CDS encoding STAS domain-containing protein, protein MSDQKRLKVTEVEDVTVVEFKDRKILDDVQIQEIGQEFSDLVEVAKKRSILLNFSHVEFLSSSALGKLISLDKQVKQQDGHLKMSNIRPEIMEVFAITRLNKLFDIKDDVPDALAAFRG, encoded by the coding sequence ATGTCGGACCAAAAGCGCCTCAAAGTAACCGAGGTGGAGGACGTCACCGTAGTTGAATTCAAGGATCGCAAGATCTTGGATGACGTCCAGATACAAGAAATTGGGCAAGAATTTAGCGACCTGGTAGAGGTCGCTAAGAAGCGGAGCATTTTGCTGAATTTCTCACATGTTGAATTCCTATCGAGTTCGGCATTGGGGAAACTGATTAGCCTCGACAAGCAGGTGAAGCAGCAGGATGGGCATCTGAAGATGAGCAACATTCGCCCGGAGATTATGGAAGTATTTGCCATAACGCGGCTGAATAAGTTGTTTGATATTAAGGACGACGTTCCCGACGCATTGGCCGCCTTTCGTGGTTAA
- a CDS encoding response regulator, translating into MSTSNPSRGRVLVCDDSMLMRKLVIDSLTEDGWTLAGEAQNGKEACEMYQQLKPDAVTMDIVMPEHDGIYGLQQIMDHDPNAKVVMVSALNQTSLVAESVRKGAQDFMVKPFMPEQLQETMRRLIDANLQA; encoded by the coding sequence ATGAGCACATCCAATCCATCACGTGGCCGCGTGCTTGTTTGTGACGATTCGATGTTGATGCGCAAACTTGTCATCGATTCGCTGACAGAAGACGGCTGGACGCTCGCCGGCGAAGCGCAGAATGGCAAGGAAGCCTGTGAAATGTACCAGCAACTGAAACCGGATGCCGTGACCATGGATATTGTCATGCCGGAGCATGACGGCATTTACGGGCTTCAGCAGATCATGGACCATGACCCCAACGCCAAAGTTGTCATGGTGAGTGCATTGAATCAGACCTCGCTGGTCGCCGAATCGGTGCGAAAAGGGGCTCAGGACTTTATGGTCAAGCCGTTTATGCCCGAGCAGCTGCAAGAAACGATGCGGCGACTTATTGATGCCAATCTGCAGGCCTAA